The Deinococcus puniceus genome segment ACCAATTCCGCCACCTCGGCATCATCTTGGTTGCGCCCGCGCAGGGCGCGTTTCAGGGCTTGTTTACTTTAGCCGCGACTTCCCCAACTGTCAACAGGCAAGCGCCCGCGATCTAGTTGGGAAGCCATCTAGCTTAGGGCCACGCTGGGGCAGTTTGGCCCGCTGGCACAGCCTAAAGCTGGAGAAACTCGGCTATGGAGTCTCTCCGGCTTGGAGGGCGTAAGAATCAGCGGCGGCGCGTGGGCGTTGCGCCAAAGCGTTTTTTGGCCTGTGCCAGCAAAAAGTCTAGGGTGCGGTCACGCTTGCGGGCCTTGCTGTACTTGCTGCGCTGCCCGGTTTTGCCCCGCCGAACCGCACTGATGATTTCCAGCACGATAGGTGCGAACACGGCGAGTTTCTTCAGGCTGCTGGAGCGGGAAGTTTTCATGCCACCAAGTACGGGGAGGCGGGCGGGAAAGTTGCTGGGGGGAGGCCCGGAGTAAAGGCAAGGTAAAGGGAGCGTGCAACGTGTGCCGCTCCCGATACCCGGTGGACTGACCGGGCGCTACTGCTCCCCGTACACCCTCACCTCTACATCCAATTTCCCGCGCCCGCCGCCAAAATAGGTGCCGCGCACCGGGGACACGTCGCCGTATTCGCGACCGTGACCGATCTTGATGTGCTTTTCGCCCGCCAAGCAGTTGTTGGTAGGATCGTAGCCCAGCCAGCCGTATTCGGGAATCAGGCACTCGGCCCAAGCGTGGGTGGCTTCCGCGCCCAACATGTCGCCGCCGCTGTACAGGTAGCCGCTGACATAGCGCGACGGAATGCCGAGCTGCCGCGTAATGCCCAACATGGCGTGCGTGAAATCTTGGCACACGCCGCGCCCGTGCTGAGCAAACTCGGCCAACGGGGTATTCACGGCGGTGGCTTTGGTGTCGTAAGAAAACTGGCGGTTCAGACGGGTGGTGAGATCCATCAGAAAAGTGGGCAGATCGTCGCCGGGGCGGGGGCGGGCCACGCCGAAGATTTCAGGCCAGTCTCCGCCCGGCACACGGGGGCTGGAGACCAGAAACTCGGTATTTCTGGCCCGCACTTCGCGCAGCACGCTGAATGGCGACGGCGCGGGCATGGTCACGGCATGGGTGTCCACAATCGCCTGCGCCTCTATTTTCAGGTAGCGGTGCGGTTCGTGCACATGCACATGATGCACGATGGCCCCGAAATAGTCCTTGTGAGACGTAATTTCGGCTTCGGGTTCAACTTGAAGGTGAAAGGAGCGCACGCTTTGGCGTACCTCGCGGGCTGGGTGCAGGCGCACCTGATTAAACGAATCCCAAGCGGGTTCGGGGTAGTGGTATTCGGTGGTATGCCTTATTTCGCAGCGCATGGTTCGGGCCTCATCCTGATTGCGTCTCCACTGCCGGGCCGGGGGCGGCGCAGGGAGACGTTCCGGCGGCAGTCTGACACGCGAGGCCGCACGACACTGTCACGTAGAGCAGACGACTTGGCCCGCCCCAGCGCAGGCAAAGGCACAGGAAGACGTCTGGGTGCGGGCCGGGCCGAATGGGTGGGGCCACTGGGGGCAGCAATCTGGAGGAGTGGCCGCCCTACCGTTGCCATTCCGTTCATTCTTGTTGAAAGTACGCCGCAGTGATAGACGCGCCCACCCGGTTGAAGTCGCCCAACAATTCCTCCAATGAAGGATTGTCTTCATCCAGAATGTCGGCCACGCGGGCATATTGCAGCCTCGCCACCAGCCAGCGCGACAGGCGCGGAATTTCGGGATGTGCGCCGGGATGGTGACGCTCGATCTGCATCAGGGCCGCTTCCAGATTCTCGGCGCTGTAGCGCACGCTGCGAGGAAAAAACTCGTCCAGCAGCAAGAAATCTCCGATGGTCTGGGGGTCTATACCGCTATGAACGCGCTTGCGGTAGGCCTCGTAGGCGCTGGCTCCCTTCAGCACGCTCACCCAGCGCTGATCCTGCATGGCCCGCTGGCCGGGGTCTTCCACTGGACGGGCGTCTATGCCCCGGTAGCGGCTTTGCAGCACGCGCAGGGTATTGTCGCCGCGCTCCAGCATTTGCCCCGCCCGCATAAACGACCAACCCTCGTCGCGTGGCAGGGTGGCAAAAGCGATCCCGAAGAAAAACTGACTGGCATCACGGGCGGCGGCGCAGTATTCGAACAGGCCGTCGCGGTCTAACACCGAGTCGTTCTCAAAACACAGCTTCAGGTAGGTGGTGTTCAGTGCCTCCCACATCTCGGAGGGAATCCGGTCACGCAGACCACGCGCATTCTCGCGGGCGCGGGCCACACTCGTGGCGATGCTGGCGGGATTGTCGCGGTCAAAGGCCAGCCACGCGCTGATGCTGCGGGCATCCACGCGGCCATATTTGGCCCGCAGATCGGCGTCGCCGCCTGTCAGTTCCAGCAGCGGCATCCAGTATTCGCGGGCGCGGCCTGCCATTTCCAACGTGGCGTAATAGTTGACGTTCAGCAACCGGGCGGTATTCTCGGCGCGTTCCACGTAGCGCCCGATCCAGAACAGGTTTTCGGCTAGGCGAGACAGCATCAGCGTTCCCCTTCCTTGGTCTGGTCATGAGGTTGGCCCGGTTCGTCGCCGTCCAGTTGGTCTTTTTCCAGTTCTTGCTGATAAGAATGCTGCCCCGGCGATTCGGGTGCGGGCGGCGGTAGCGTGCCTCCAGAAGTCCGTTTCTGCGCCTGACTCTGTGTTTGGCCCTGACTCTGGCTTTGCCCATACGCCTCGATCTGGGCTTCCTCGCTGGCCTGTACGCGGGCCTGACTGAAGTTGGGTTGCGCTTGGCTCTGGCTTTGGCCCTGCGCCTGTGTTTGACCCTGAGACTGAGTTTGCCCCTGACTTTGGGTCTGAGATTGGCTCTGGCCGCCCACCGGAACCGCTCCGAAGCCGCCCTGAAACTGGCTCTGGGCCTGATTCTGTGTCGTTTGGCCGTCGCCGTGCATGATTTGGCTCATGCCCTGCGGTGTGGCGGGGCCGTCGTGGTCTAGCACCCACGTGTCTTTGCTGCCGCCGCCCTGAGAACTGTTGACCACCAGACTGCCGCGCCGAAGGGCCACACGGGTCAGGCCGCCGGGAACGATGGTCACGTCTTTGGTGCCGTACAGCACGTAAGGCCGTAGATCGATATGAGCGCCTTCGAACTTGGTGGCGTCCGGGTAAAAAGTAGGATGGCGGCTGAGGCCTACCACGGGCTGTGCGATGAATTCACGCGGCTCTAGGCGCACTTTCACCAAGTAGGCGTCTATTTCGTCGCGCGTGGCATACGGCCCGATCAACATGCCGTAGCCGCCTGCCTCGCCCACCGCCTTGAAGACCAAGTCTCCGGCGTTGGCGAGCATGTATTCCAAGTGGTCGGCGTTCCAGCCGAGGTAGGTGGGCACATTGTTCAGCAGCGGCGTTTCGTTCAGGTAGTAGCGGATCATGTCGGGCACGTAGGCGTACACGGCCTTGTCGTCGGCTACGCCGGTGCCGATGGCGTTGGCAATAGCCACGCGGCCCTGACGGTACACCTCCACCAGTCCGGCCACACCCAGAGAACTGTCGCGGCGGAAAGCCAGCGGATCAAGGAAATCGTCGTCGATACGGCGGTAGATCACGTCGACTTGCTTGCGCCCGCCCGTAGAGCGCATCCAGACCCGGCCCGCGTCTACGAACAGGTCTCGGCCTTCCACGAGTTCCACGCCCATCTGCTGGGCCAAGTAGGCGTGCTCGAAATACGCGCTGTTGTACATGCCGGGAGTCAGCACCACCACCGTGCCGTTGTCGCGGGGGCTCACCGACTGCAACACTTCCAGCAGCGCGGTGGCGTAGTGCTGCACGGGCCGCACGCCCTGTGCCTCGAACATGCCGGGGTAAATCCGGGTCATGGCCTGCCGGTTGGCGAGCAGATACGACACGCCGCTGGGCGAGCGCAAATTGTCTTCCAGCACCAAATATTCGCCCTGTTCGTTGCGGATCAGGTCGGTACCGACGATGTGGGTGTAAATGCCCTGCGGCACCTGTACGCCGTGAACCTCGCGCCGGAAGTGGGCCGAGGTATACACCAGTTCGGCGGGCATCACGCCGTCGCCCAGAATTTGTGCGTCGCCGTAGATGTCGCGCAGGAAGGCATTCAGCGCCTTCACCCGTTGCGTCAGGCCTGCTTCTACGTGTGACCACTCGCCCGCCGGAATGATGCGCGGCACGGGATCAAAGGGAAAGGTGCGCTCGGTGCCCTGAGAATCGCCGTACACAGTAAAGGTGATGCCCTGATTGCGAAACGCCAAATCCAGCAGGCGGTGACGCCGCTCGAACTCGGCCACCCCTAGATCACTGATGTATTCCTCGACGCCCTGATAGTGCGGGCGAACCTGTCCATCTGGCGTGAACATCTCGTCAAAGAACCTGTCTCCCGGCTCGTACTTCATGTTCCCGCCTCCTCTAGTGAGGTTTCCCTCGCTGTGACTAGATGCCTCAGGATAGCGGACGAAAAAAAATGCATCACTCGGCAGTCAGACAAGAGGCAGATGGGGAGGGCAGGCCAGGGCTTGATGATGCAGCTTTCTCCGCTGGGTATCGAGGTTTCTCTGATTGTGATGGGCTGACGTATCAAGGATGACCCGCCGCCGCAACTCTGCTTGATGCCCGGTCAGTTCACTGCTATGCTCCCCGGCGTGACCTCTTCTTCCAAATCAATCTTCCGTAAAAAGTCCTTCCCTTGGTTGGTGTTGTGGGCGCTGGCCTGCGGCGCGTTGGCCCTGTTTGCTGATGCTTTGGGCATTTCACACCTGCGCGGCTGGATCGTGGGGGCGTTCTTTGTGGGCGAAGTGCTGATTTATGGGGCGCTGGACAAGGCGGAAGGCTAGAGCAGTTGTCCGCACTACGGCATCAGACAAAGACTCCTGACGCTTCCATTCTCGTAACTGCTCGCTGCAATTCACTCCCTTCGTTCGGTCAAAACAAACAACTCTTTTGACCAATGTTCTAACCAAAGCCTAGGCCAACGCTTCAGGCTGACTTTCCCCCGGCATTTGGCCTGCTACCCTAGCCAACGTGACTCGCCGCCCGCCCACCGATGACTTTTCCCGTCAGCCTCCCGCCACGCTGCCCCTGCTGGTGGCCTTCGATCTGGACGGCACGCTCATTGCCGATGGAGCGCGGGATATTCCGGTGGCGACGGCTGAGGCCTTGGCCCGCCTGAAGGCGTTGGGCGTGCAAGTCGCCATCATCACAGGCCGCGACCTGCCCCCCGATGCCGTGCGCGAGGCTGTGCAGCCCGATGCCGTTGCCACCAACAACGGCGGACGTATCGAAATCGGCGGCACGCTGCATCAGGAGTCGCGCTTCGGGCCGGGGGATTTGGAAGCGGTGTTGGCGCATGAACTGGATGACGCCCGCATCGTGCTGTTTGCCGCCGACTGCATCTATTTCGATATTCCGGAAGGTGTGCAACCAGAGCCGTGGATGCTCCTCCGCACGCACAAACCGCTCTCGGAAGCGCCACACGACGACATTCTGAAAGTGGGGTTCTACCATCTGGACGTGGCGGCTTTGGCGGGCCGCCTGCGCCAGTCTCATCCCCATCTGGTGCTGACCGGAGCGCAGCCGCCCTATCCTCACTTTCTGACCGTCAC includes the following:
- a CDS encoding alpha-E domain-containing protein; this encodes MLSRLAENLFWIGRYVERAENTARLLNVNYYATLEMAGRAREYWMPLLELTGGDADLRAKYGRVDARSISAWLAFDRDNPASIATSVARARENARGLRDRIPSEMWEALNTTYLKLCFENDSVLDRDGLFEYCAAARDASQFFFGIAFATLPRDEGWSFMRAGQMLERGDNTLRVLQSRYRGIDARPVEDPGQRAMQDQRWVSVLKGASAYEAYRKRVHSGIDPQTIGDFLLLDEFFPRSVRYSAENLEAALMQIERHHPGAHPEIPRLSRWLVARLQYARVADILDEDNPSLEELLGDFNRVGASITAAYFQQE
- a CDS encoding circularly permuted type 2 ATP-grasp protein, encoding MKYEPGDRFFDEMFTPDGQVRPHYQGVEEYISDLGVAEFERRHRLLDLAFRNQGITFTVYGDSQGTERTFPFDPVPRIIPAGEWSHVEAGLTQRVKALNAFLRDIYGDAQILGDGVMPAELVYTSAHFRREVHGVQVPQGIYTHIVGTDLIRNEQGEYLVLEDNLRSPSGVSYLLANRQAMTRIYPGMFEAQGVRPVQHYATALLEVLQSVSPRDNGTVVVLTPGMYNSAYFEHAYLAQQMGVELVEGRDLFVDAGRVWMRSTGGRKQVDVIYRRIDDDFLDPLAFRRDSSLGVAGLVEVYRQGRVAIANAIGTGVADDKAVYAYVPDMIRYYLNETPLLNNVPTYLGWNADHLEYMLANAGDLVFKAVGEAGGYGMLIGPYATRDEIDAYLVKVRLEPREFIAQPVVGLSRHPTFYPDATKFEGAHIDLRPYVLYGTKDVTIVPGGLTRVALRRGSLVVNSSQGGGSKDTWVLDHDGPATPQGMSQIMHGDGQTTQNQAQSQFQGGFGAVPVGGQSQSQTQSQGQTQSQGQTQAQGQSQSQAQPNFSQARVQASEEAQIEAYGQSQSQGQTQSQAQKRTSGGTLPPPAPESPGQHSYQQELEKDQLDGDEPGQPHDQTKEGER
- a CDS encoding transglutaminase family protein, which produces MRCEIRHTTEYHYPEPAWDSFNQVRLHPAREVRQSVRSFHLQVEPEAEITSHKDYFGAIVHHVHVHEPHRYLKIEAQAIVDTHAVTMPAPSPFSVLREVRARNTEFLVSSPRVPGGDWPEIFGVARPRPGDDLPTFLMDLTTRLNRQFSYDTKATAVNTPLAEFAQHGRGVCQDFTHAMLGITRQLGIPSRYVSGYLYSGGDMLGAEATHAWAECLIPEYGWLGYDPTNNCLAGEKHIKIGHGREYGDVSPVRGTYFGGGRGKLDVEVRVYGEQ
- a CDS encoding HAD-IIB family hydrolase; this translates as MTRRPPTDDFSRQPPATLPLLVAFDLDGTLIADGARDIPVATAEALARLKALGVQVAIITGRDLPPDAVREAVQPDAVATNNGGRIEIGGTLHQESRFGPGDLEAVLAHELDDARIVLFAADCIYFDIPEGVQPEPWMLLRTHKPLSEAPHDDILKVGFYHLDVAALAGRLRQSHPHLVLTGAQPPYPHFLTVTPDGAHKGAALTLIAQALNVPLERTIAFGDSDNDEAMLEVAGHAVQVGTLPLLAQHAHQQVPNHLALAEYLNGLAERVEGQ